The Streptomyces sp. NBC_00597 DNA segment GTTCGGTCCGGCGAAGGCACCGGCGCTGCGCGACGCCCCGTACGCCGAGAACTCCAACGACAGCGCCTGGCTGGCCAATGCCGACCGGCCACTGACCGGGTACGAGCGGATCTGGGGCAATACCGGCACCCCGCGGTCGCTGCGCACCCGCGGCGCCGTCGAGGACGTGGCGGCGATGGCCGGGAAGGGCCGGCTGACCGTGGCCGACCTCCAGGAGCAGCAGTTCGCGAACCGGGTCCCGGCCGGCGATCTGGCGGCGGCCGACGCGGCGAAGGCCTGCGCGGCCCTGCCCGGCGGCGCGGCCACCGCGAGCGACGGCCGGTCGGTGGACGTCTCGGCGGCCTGCCCGGTGTTGGCGGGCTGGGACCGTACGGCCGACACCGGCAGCCGTGGCGCGCTGCTCTTCGACCGGTTCTGGCGCAGGCTCACGGCGGGCACGGCGGCCAAGGACCTGTGGCTGGTGCCGTTCTCGGCGGCCGATCCCGTCCACACTCCCCGTACGCTCAACCAGGCGGCGCCCGGGATCGGTCGGGCGCTCGCGGACGCGGTCGTGGAGCTGACGGCGGCCGGGATCGCGCTGGACGCGCCGCTCGGCGAGCACCAGTTCGTGGTGCGCGGCGGGCAGCGGCTGCCGGTGCCGGGCGGTACCGAGGCGCTGGGCGTGTGGAACAAGGTCGAGGCGTCGTGGAACGCGGCGGCCGGGGGCTACCCCGAGGTCGTGCACGGCTCCAGCCACGTCCAGGCGGTCGGCTGGGACGGCGGCCGCTGCCCGGTGGCGCGCACGCTGCTGACGTACGGGCAGTCGTCGAACCCGGCCTCGCCGTACTACGCCGACCAGACCCGACTGTTCTCCCAGGAGCGGTGGGTGACCTCGCGGTTCTGCGAGCGGGACATCCTGACCTCGCCGCAGCTGAAGGTGGTCCGGCCGCGCGAGCGCCGCTGAGCTCCGCCGGGCGGTGCGCGGCGGGGCAGGATCGTCCGGTCCCGCCGCGTGCGTTCAGGGGCTGACGGCGAGGAACAGGTACGCGGCCAGCACCACGAGGTGGACGCCGCCCTGGAGCAGAGTGGCCCGGCCGGGTGCGATCGTGAGGGCGCTGACCACGACGGTCAGGGCGAGCAGCACCATGTGGATCGGCCCGAGGCCCAGCAGCAGCGGGCCGGAGAGCCAGATGGAGGCCAGTGCGATGGCGGGGATGGTCAGGCCGATGCTGGCGATGGCGGAGCCGTAGGCCAGGTTGAGGCTGGTCTGGACGCGGTCGCGGCGCGCGGCGCGGACGGCGGCGAGGGTCTCGGGGGCGAGCACCAACAGGGCGATGACGACCCCGACGACGGCGTTGGGCAGGCCCGCGGCGATCACGGCCGCCTCGATGGTGGGCGAGACGGCCTTGGCGTTGCCGACGACGGCGATGAGCGCGACCAACAGCAGGCCGAGGCTGACCAGGGCGGCGCGGGCGGTGGGCGGCGCGGCGTGCTGCCCGTCGCCGCCGCCGTCATCGTCGGCCTCCTTCGCGCCGGGCTGGGTGACCCCGGTGGCGACGGGGAGGAAGTAGTCCCGGTGGCGGACCGTCTGGACGGCGATGAACAGTCCGTACAGGGCGAGCGAGGCGACGGCGGCGAAGGTCAGCTGGGCGGTGGAGAACTCCGGCCCCGGCTTGCTGGTGGTGAACGTCGGCAGGACCAGGCTGAGGACGGCCAGGGTCGCCACGGTGGCCAGGGCCGCGCCGGAGCCCTCGGCGTTGAAGACGGCGACCCTGTTGCGCAGGGCGCCGACGAGCAGGGACAGCCCGACGATGCCGTTGCAGGTGATCATGACGGCGGCGAAGACGGTGTCCCGGGCGAGGGAGGCGGTCTTGTCGCCGCCGCCGACCATCAGGGTGACGATGAGGGCCACTTCGATGACGGTGACGGCGACGGCCAGGACGAGCGAGCCGAAGGGCTCGCCCACCCGGTGGGCCACGACCTCGGCGTGGTGGACGGCCGCCAGCACCGCTCCCGCGAGACACAGCGCGACCAGGCCCAC contains these protein-coding regions:
- a CDS encoding ionic transporter y4hA — translated: MSTATRKFSLIDWTVIVPVVALLALVFSWGRDLPGFAVGLVALCLAGAVLAAVHHAEVVAHRVGEPFGSLVLAVAVTVIEVALIVTLMVGGGDKTASLARDTVFAAVMITCNGIVGLSLLVGALRNRVAVFNAEGSGAALATVATLAVLSLVLPTFTTSKPGPEFSTAQLTFAAVASLALYGLFIAVQTVRHRDYFLPVATGVTQPGAKEADDDGGGDGQHAAPPTARAALVSLGLLLVALIAVVGNAKAVSPTIEAAVIAAGLPNAVVGVVIALLVLAPETLAAVRAARRDRVQTSLNLAYGSAIASIGLTIPAIALASIWLSGPLLLGLGPIHMVLLALTVVVSALTIAPGRATLLQGGVHLVVLAAYLFLAVSP